The bacterium HR11 genome includes a region encoding these proteins:
- the pyrH gene encoding Uridylate kinase, protein MPHESLRYRRVLLKLSGEAFRGRQPYGIDYEFLKYMAQEIGSVHELGVEVAIVVGGGNILRGSEAALQGLDRALADYIGMLATLMNALALQDMLERHGMVTRCQSALEVKEVAEPLIRRRAIRHLEKGRIVIFAAGTGNPFFSTDTAAALRALEIKADVLLKATKVEGIFTDDPLKNLSARKLAHVSYQDFLQMGLRVMDSTAISLCMEHGLPVIVFNIWEAGNLRRIVLGEPVGSTIGPGRGT, encoded by the coding sequence ATGCCTCATGAAAGTCTTCGGTACCGTCGGGTCCTGCTGAAGCTCAGCGGGGAGGCCTTCCGGGGCCGTCAGCCTTACGGCATCGACTACGAATTCCTTAAGTACATGGCCCAGGAAATCGGGAGCGTCCACGAGCTCGGCGTAGAGGTCGCCATCGTCGTCGGGGGCGGCAACATCCTCCGGGGAAGCGAGGCCGCCCTGCAGGGCCTGGACCGGGCCCTGGCCGACTACATCGGCATGCTGGCGACCCTGATGAATGCCCTGGCCTTACAGGACATGCTGGAACGGCACGGGATGGTCACCCGTTGTCAGTCGGCCCTGGAGGTCAAGGAGGTCGCCGAGCCGCTCATTCGCCGCCGGGCCATCCGGCACCTGGAGAAGGGGCGGATCGTCATCTTTGCCGCCGGGACGGGAAATCCCTTCTTCTCGACCGATACGGCGGCGGCCCTCCGGGCCCTGGAAATTAAGGCCGACGTCCTCCTGAAGGCGACCAAGGTCGAGGGCATCTTCACCGACGACCCCCTCAAGAACCTGTCGGCCCGCAAGCTGGCCCACGTCAGCTATCAAGATTTCCTCCAGATGGGCCTCCGGGTCATGGACTCGACGGCCATCTCCCTATGCATGGAACACGGCCTGCCGGTCATCGTCTTCAACATCTGGGAGGCGGGCAACCTGCGGCGGATCGTCCTGGGCGAACCCGTGGGCTCGACCATCGGCCCGGGCCGGGGGACGTGA
- the macB_1 gene encoding Macrolide export ATP-binding/permease protein MacB: MRYVSILRVAYRALGQNKLRSFLTMLGIIIGVAAVIAMLAIGQGARDAVQAQIASLGTNVLIVFPGAANQGGVRMEAGTAQRLTEDDATAIRRYCPAVQYVTPVVRTGAQVVAGAQNWRTVVYGVYPEYFIIRDWSLERGQLFTDTDLRGATKVCIIGRTVATQLFGDADPVGQTIRIRNIPFKVLGVLAPKGQNAFGQDQDDLIVAPFSTVQKRLMGVTHANTILASARSVLEIREAEAQITQLLRDRHRLMPTEENDFTIRTQVDIANAADATSRTMAMLLASIAGISLIVGGIGVMNIMLVSVTERTREIGIRMAVGAREVDIMAQFLIEAVVLSVSGGLIGIVLGVFASRTLTRLQGWPVSLPPQAIALAFLFAVAVGVFFGWYPARKAARLNPIEALRYE; the protein is encoded by the coding sequence ATGCGATACGTCAGCATCTTGCGGGTCGCTTACCGGGCCTTGGGTCAGAACAAACTGCGGTCCTTCCTGACGATGTTAGGGATCATCATCGGCGTCGCCGCCGTCATCGCCATGCTGGCCATCGGACAGGGCGCCCGGGATGCCGTCCAGGCCCAGATCGCCAGCCTGGGAACGAACGTCCTCATCGTCTTCCCCGGGGCGGCCAACCAGGGCGGCGTCCGGATGGAGGCCGGCACGGCCCAGCGGTTGACCGAGGACGACGCCACGGCCATTCGGCGATACTGCCCGGCCGTACAGTACGTGACGCCCGTCGTGCGGACGGGTGCCCAGGTCGTCGCCGGTGCCCAGAACTGGCGGACCGTCGTCTACGGGGTCTATCCCGAATACTTCATCATCCGGGACTGGTCCCTGGAGCGGGGCCAACTGTTTACGGACACGGACCTGCGGGGGGCGACGAAGGTCTGCATTATCGGCCGGACGGTCGCCACTCAGCTCTTTGGCGACGCCGACCCCGTCGGCCAGACGATCCGCATCCGAAACATCCCCTTTAAGGTCCTCGGCGTCCTGGCCCCCAAGGGGCAGAACGCCTTCGGCCAGGACCAGGACGACCTCATCGTGGCTCCCTTCTCGACCGTCCAGAAGCGCCTGATGGGCGTGACCCACGCCAACACGATCCTGGCTTCGGCCCGGTCCGTCCTGGAGATTCGGGAAGCCGAGGCGCAGATCACCCAGCTCCTGCGGGACCGCCACCGGCTGATGCCTACTGAGGAAAACGACTTCACCATCCGGACGCAGGTCGACATCGCCAACGCGGCGGACGCCACCTCCCGGACAATGGCGATGCTGTTGGCCAGCATCGCCGGTATTTCCCTCATCGTCGGGGGGATCGGCGTCATGAACATCATGCTCGTGTCGGTCACCGAGCGGACCCGGGAGATCGGCATCCGCATGGCCGTCGGGGCTCGGGAGGTCGATATCATGGCCCAGTTCCTGATCGAGGCCGTCGTCCTGAGCGTCTCGGGGGGCCTCATCGGCATCGTCCTGGGGGTCTTTGCCTCTCGGACCCTGACCCGCCTGCAGGGTTGGCCCGTCTCGCTCCCGCCTCAGGCGATCGCCCTGGCCTTTCTGTTTGCCGTGGCCGTCGGCGTCTTCTTCGGCTGGTACCCGGCCCGCAAGGCCGCCCGTCTGAACCCCATCGAGGCCCTGCGCTACGAGTAA
- the mltD_1 gene encoding Membrane-bound lytic murein transglycosylase D, giving the protein MRSHGRKLWVHGIVGALLWGAWGASTCLYAQAQSVGPFPLPPELEPTVQFWVQVFTQYSGRQALIVDADAPHRVLRIVVVEGVDPMDEATQRAVRSALEEQVRQVQAALDDLDGRGAEAAEQSPQHRWLWQVYGPERAHRPSVFQETRNRLRIQWGHKEKFQQALQRMYRFLPHVRAILVAEGLPPEVAYLPLIESGYNPYAASFAGARGLWQLMPTAARKMGLTLDTWVDQRLDPLYATVAAARYLKQAYQEFGNWPLAITSYNHGLEGVRRAVRELGTTDYVRVWREYRGPLFGFASRNFYPEFLAAIIVAGSPERYFPGFQADGVWEFATYVVPQEMGLRDIPERLGVSLTAFIQHNPQFLLPAYFRNVRVSAGTSVRIPLASSTDTAVHVVRPGETLASIARLYGVRADALRQWNPALWASDRLRPGTVLRIPAAGSDVGSTP; this is encoded by the coding sequence ATGAGAAGCCACGGGCGGAAGCTTTGGGTTCACGGAATCGTGGGAGCTCTTCTCTGGGGGGCATGGGGCGCAAGTACCTGCCTGTATGCCCAAGCCCAGAGCGTGGGTCCCTTCCCCTTGCCGCCGGAGCTGGAGCCCACGGTCCAGTTCTGGGTCCAGGTCTTTACCCAGTATTCCGGTCGGCAGGCCCTCATCGTGGATGCCGATGCCCCCCATCGGGTCCTGCGAATCGTCGTCGTCGAGGGCGTCGACCCGATGGATGAGGCGACCCAGCGGGCCGTCCGGTCGGCTTTGGAGGAACAAGTTCGTCAGGTCCAGGCGGCCTTAGACGACCTCGACGGCCGGGGCGCTGAGGCCGCCGAGCAAAGTCCCCAGCACCGATGGCTGTGGCAAGTCTACGGTCCGGAGCGGGCCCATCGCCCCTCCGTATTTCAGGAGACCCGGAACCGTCTACGTATTCAGTGGGGTCACAAGGAGAAGTTCCAGCAAGCGCTCCAGCGGATGTACCGCTTTCTGCCCCACGTGCGGGCCATCCTGGTGGCCGAGGGCTTGCCGCCGGAGGTCGCTTACCTCCCCCTCATCGAGTCCGGCTACAACCCCTATGCGGCCTCCTTCGCCGGGGCCCGGGGTCTGTGGCAACTGATGCCGACGGCCGCCCGGAAGATGGGCCTTACCCTGGACACCTGGGTCGACCAACGTCTGGACCCCCTGTATGCGACGGTCGCCGCCGCCCGGTATCTAAAGCAGGCCTATCAGGAGTTTGGGAATTGGCCGCTGGCGATTACTTCGTACAACCATGGCCTGGAGGGCGTTCGCCGGGCCGTTCGCGAGCTCGGGACGACCGACTATGTCCGGGTCTGGCGGGAATACCGGGGCCCCCTCTTCGGGTTTGCCTCTCGCAATTTCTATCCCGAATTTCTGGCCGCCATCATCGTCGCCGGGTCGCCCGAGCGGTACTTCCCGGGCTTCCAAGCCGACGGCGTATGGGAGTTTGCGACCTACGTCGTGCCGCAGGAGATGGGTCTCCGGGACATCCCGGAACGGCTGGGCGTGTCGCTGACGGCCTTCATCCAGCACAATCCCCAGTTTCTCCTGCCGGCCTATTTTCGAAACGTGCGGGTCTCGGCGGGGACGTCCGTCCGGATCCCCCTGGCGAGTTCGACCGATACGGCCGTTCATGTCGTCCGGCCCGGGGAGACCCTGGCCTCGATCGCCCGTCTGTACGGCGTCCGGGCCGATGCCCTCCGGCAGTGGAATCCCGCCCTCTGGGCCAGCGACCGGCTCCGACCGGGCACGGTCCTCCGGATCCCTGCCGCCGGGTCTGATGTGGGCTCGACCCCGTGA
- the pyrE_1 gene encoding Orotate phosphoribosyltransferase codes for MPLIPSRDEVLELLRRTGALRQGHFVLPSGLHTDHFFQMPLAMRYYDNVRRLGVALGRLLRDVPRVTQSLPRCTVVAPASGGIPVAFAVRDALEAEQVVWAEKRAGRLYFRPFTAVQAGDRCVLVDDIVLTGTTLEQLIRLVWDHGGEILAVGVLVDSGVRAFRPDPIPVVRLIEFQTQAYPDAARCELCRAGVPAVTVEF; via the coding sequence ATGCCCTTGATTCCAAGCCGAGACGAAGTCCTGGAACTCCTCCGCCGGACGGGGGCGTTGCGACAGGGTCACTTCGTCCTTCCTTCGGGCCTTCACACGGACCACTTTTTCCAAATGCCCCTGGCGATGCGGTACTACGATAACGTCCGGCGCCTGGGGGTCGCCCTCGGCCGACTCTTGCGGGACGTCCCCCGCGTGACGCAATCCCTGCCTCGCTGTACGGTCGTGGCCCCGGCCAGCGGCGGGATTCCCGTGGCCTTCGCCGTCCGGGACGCCCTGGAGGCCGAGCAGGTCGTGTGGGCCGAAAAACGAGCCGGCCGACTGTACTTTCGGCCCTTCACGGCCGTCCAGGCGGGCGACCGGTGCGTCCTGGTCGACGACATCGTCCTGACGGGGACCACGCTCGAGCAGTTGATCCGTCTCGTGTGGGACCACGGCGGCGAGATCTTGGCCGTCGGCGTCCTGGTCGATTCAGGCGTCCGGGCCTTTCGTCCCGACCCGATCCCCGTCGTCCGCCTCATCGAGTTTCAGACCCAGGCCTATCCAGACGCCGCCCGGTGCGAACTCTGTCGGGCCGGCGTGCCGGCCGTGACCGTGGAGTTTTAG
- the yknY_1 gene encoding putative ABC transporter ATP-binding protein YknY, whose translation MAEAPIISIRNLTKVYRLGEVEFPALRGVDLDIYRGEFVAIMGPSGSGKSTLMNLIGCMDVPTSGEYYLDGVDVRRLSKNDLARIRNKKIGFVFQAFNLLARATVLENVELPLIYADGIPGRERRARALRALELVGLADRAHSYPTQLSGGQQQRVAIARAIVNEPLLILADEPTGNLDTQTSVEIMGVFQDLNERGITIVLVTHEPDIAQFAMRVVEMRDGRIHRIRPVENRRRAKAAGAVLGVGS comes from the coding sequence ATGGCTGAAGCGCCGATCATTTCGATCCGTAACTTGACGAAGGTCTATCGTCTCGGCGAAGTCGAATTCCCGGCCCTCCGCGGGGTCGACCTCGACATCTATCGGGGGGAGTTTGTCGCCATCATGGGGCCCAGCGGGTCGGGCAAGTCCACGCTGATGAACCTGATCGGCTGTATGGACGTGCCGACGAGCGGCGAATATTACCTGGACGGCGTCGACGTCCGGCGCCTGTCGAAGAACGACCTGGCCCGCATCCGAAACAAGAAAATCGGCTTTGTCTTTCAGGCCTTCAACCTCTTGGCCCGGGCGACGGTCCTGGAAAACGTCGAACTCCCCCTGATCTATGCGGACGGGATCCCCGGTCGAGAGCGTCGGGCTCGGGCCCTCCGGGCCCTCGAACTCGTCGGGTTGGCCGACCGGGCGCACTCCTACCCGACCCAGCTATCGGGCGGCCAACAGCAACGGGTCGCCATCGCCCGGGCCATCGTCAACGAACCCCTGTTGATCCTGGCGGACGAGCCGACGGGCAACCTGGACACGCAGACGAGCGTCGAGATCATGGGCGTTTTTCAGGACCTCAATGAGCGGGGCATTACGATCGTCTTGGTGACGCACGAGCCGGACATCGCCCAGTTTGCCATGCGGGTCGTGGAGATGCGGGACGGCCGGATTCATCGGATCCGGCCCGTCGAGAACCGTCGGCGGGCCAAAGCCGCGGGAGCGGTATTGGGGGTTGGGTCTTAG
- the fhaB gene encoding Filamentous hemagglutinin has protein sequence MPNLEALFLENLTKGKSLLDQGQYEEAIAYLERAYRIKPDDIKVLNMLGTAYFKAERLDSAEEIYEILARKNPNVPVLHSNLGMIRLKKKDWEGAEMAFQRVVELQPDNKRAYGYLGLIYEQQGLLEQALTYYERAGAEGPAERVRARLRTMRPAAAVGTEEPIDEADIVAAEPLAARAPEPPPPPTPAVPTQPSTPEPVPAWGGPPPAPSAPVPGETTTRPLEEVIRALQSQPMPWEPPVPPPPTTASEPPVPPPESVPSGPEAVSASAPPAPPAEFVPPTPVPPPPTETAPSAGRPPDWSLGMVIPIPPPEAPPPSPAPPTEEMQTPPVVPPAPAPEFPLAETVSPAPAEAEEPVEPAQTTPRPFVPPPEPPPVSIQERVQPTLMPSAEVTAQIPTGRPVNLGIYAREQLYVYPPVGSERFLLLEPHLLEVVLSDRILFREGSLVGYSGDLRFEAVEIPSGPPVVMAQGFGLMFLAYERRSIHLISLNEETIYVAMPCFLVAQATLHIQPRVIAESNNRMFAYMEISGTGTVGFVIRSKPLILKVLRHMPAVVHSDAVVAWTGTMRVAPVEDPYSRALIRTYSETAIPLRFEGAGDLVTEQSAMWGERRTGSSPA, from the coding sequence ATGCCCAATTTAGAAGCCTTATTCTTAGAAAACCTGACGAAGGGGAAATCCCTTTTGGACCAAGGTCAGTACGAAGAGGCCATCGCCTACCTGGAACGGGCGTATCGGATCAAGCCCGACGACATCAAAGTCCTTAACATGTTGGGGACGGCTTACTTTAAGGCCGAACGCCTGGACAGCGCCGAGGAAATTTACGAAATCCTGGCTCGCAAAAACCCGAATGTCCCCGTCCTTCATTCCAACCTGGGGATGATCCGTCTGAAGAAGAAGGACTGGGAAGGCGCCGAGATGGCCTTCCAGCGGGTCGTCGAGCTTCAGCCGGATAACAAGCGGGCCTACGGGTACCTGGGACTCATCTATGAACAGCAGGGGCTCTTGGAACAGGCCCTGACATATTACGAGCGGGCCGGCGCCGAGGGCCCGGCCGAGCGGGTGCGGGCCCGTTTGCGGACCATGCGTCCGGCGGCGGCCGTCGGGACCGAGGAACCCATCGACGAGGCGGACATCGTGGCGGCCGAGCCTTTGGCGGCTCGGGCCCCGGAACCCCCGCCTCCGCCGACACCCGCTGTGCCTACACAGCCGTCGACCCCGGAGCCGGTGCCGGCTTGGGGCGGGCCTCCGCCGGCGCCGTCCGCCCCGGTACCGGGTGAAACGACGACCCGTCCCTTGGAAGAAGTCATCCGGGCGCTTCAGTCCCAACCCATGCCCTGGGAACCGCCGGTCCCGCCGCCCCCGACGACGGCGTCCGAGCCGCCGGTCCCGCCGCCCGAGTCCGTCCCGTCAGGTCCGGAAGCTGTCTCGGCATCGGCCCCCCCGGCGCCCCCGGCGGAGTTCGTTCCCCCGACGCCGGTCCCACCCCCGCCGACGGAGACGGCCCCGTCGGCCGGCCGTCCGCCTGATTGGAGCCTCGGGATGGTGATCCCGATTCCCCCGCCGGAGGCGCCCCCGCCGAGTCCGGCGCCCCCGACCGAGGAAATGCAGACGCCCCCCGTCGTCCCGCCTGCACCCGCCCCAGAGTTTCCACTTGCTGAGACGGTGTCCCCCGCACCGGCCGAAGCCGAGGAGCCCGTCGAGCCGGCGCAGACGACGCCGCGACCCTTCGTCCCCCCGCCGGAGCCGCCCCCGGTCTCGATCCAGGAACGGGTCCAGCCGACCCTCATGCCGAGCGCCGAGGTCACGGCCCAAATCCCGACGGGCCGGCCGGTCAACCTGGGAATCTACGCCCGGGAGCAACTTTACGTCTATCCGCCTGTCGGTTCGGAACGGTTTTTGCTTCTGGAACCCCACCTGTTAGAGGTCGTCCTGTCAGACCGTATCTTGTTCCGAGAGGGTTCGTTGGTCGGTTACTCGGGCGACTTGCGCTTTGAGGCCGTCGAGATCCCGAGCGGGCCGCCCGTCGTGATGGCCCAGGGCTTCGGCCTCATGTTTCTGGCTTACGAACGGCGGTCGATTCATCTGATCTCCCTCAACGAAGAGACGATTTACGTCGCCATGCCGTGTTTTCTGGTCGCCCAAGCGACGCTCCACATTCAGCCCCGGGTGATCGCCGAGAGCAACAACCGGATGTTTGCCTACATGGAGATTTCGGGGACGGGCACGGTCGGCTTTGTCATCCGGAGCAAACCCCTGATCCTGAAGGTCTTGCGCCACATGCCGGCCGTCGTTCACTCGGACGCCGTCGTCGCGTGGACGGGTACGATGCGGGTCGCCCCCGTCGAGGACCCGTACTCCCGAGCCCTCATCCGGACGTATAGTGAGACGGCGATTCCCTTACGGTTTGAGGGGGCCGGCGACCTGGTCACGGAGCAGAGCGCCATGTGGGGCGAGCGCCGTACGGGGTCGAGTCCGGCCTGA
- the rutD gene encoding Putative aminoacrylate hydrolase RutD, with protein sequence MVVQGFTGGGRPDGGSGVPAVRDLGAVVRGSFYRTGRGEPFLWLPSAQGHWRFYDTWADALGETFTVLVPTLRGERDFDPTPDFDWDVLVADVLADMDAVGWRRAWVGGASFGAALALVCLSRAPERFKGAVLYGTPWDRPGPWLRRVFRWIDRRRAWDRLGRVFRTWALLTLTHEFLRLPPSLRASYRQWFFERWPQYGVPLAVLGRRVALLGRLADHVRPEQIDVPVWVLAGARDWLVRPRYQRALARRLPRAVFVCIPGVGHLAPQTHPSVLAGWIARLLTA encoded by the coding sequence ATGGTCGTCCAGGGATTCACAGGAGGCGGACGACCGGACGGGGGTTCAGGGGTCCCGGCGGTCAGGGACCTCGGGGCCGTCGTCCGGGGGAGCTTCTATCGGACCGGCCGGGGCGAGCCCTTCCTGTGGCTTCCCTCGGCCCAGGGCCACTGGCGCTTTTACGATACTTGGGCCGACGCCTTGGGCGAGACTTTTACCGTGTTGGTCCCGACCCTCCGGGGCGAGCGGGACTTCGACCCGACGCCGGACTTCGACTGGGACGTCCTGGTCGCCGACGTCTTGGCCGACATGGACGCCGTCGGCTGGCGTCGGGCCTGGGTCGGCGGAGCGTCCTTCGGGGCGGCCCTGGCCCTCGTCTGCCTGAGTCGGGCCCCGGAGCGCTTCAAAGGGGCCGTCCTGTACGGCACGCCCTGGGACCGGCCGGGCCCGTGGCTTCGGCGGGTCTTCCGATGGATCGACCGGCGTCGGGCCTGGGACCGCCTGGGTCGAGTTTTCCGCACCTGGGCCCTCCTCACGCTGACCCACGAGTTCCTCCGTCTGCCCCCGAGCTTGCGGGCATCGTACCGGCAGTGGTTCTTCGAGCGGTGGCCCCAGTATGGCGTCCCGCTCGCCGTCCTGGGGCGTCGGGTCGCCCTCCTGGGCCGTCTGGCGGATCATGTCCGACCCGAGCAGATCGACGTCCCCGTGTGGGTCCTGGCGGGGGCCCGGGACTGGCTCGTTCGGCCCCGGTACCAACGGGCCCTGGCCCGACGCCTCCCGCGGGCGGTCTTTGTGTGCATCCCCGGCGTCGGTCATCTGGCGCCTCAGACCCATCCGTCCGTCTTGGCGGGATGGATCGCCCGGCTGTTGACGGCGTGA
- the slt gene encoding Soluble lytic murein transglycosylase: protein MRQSLWKWAGLAWVVLTSGAGWTQSTWRKVTDEKGHVTYTNAGLPSARPMGRYALSPTKYRAFEAYIDTLAREHGLSKKLILAVIAIESDFQTRALSPKGAVGLMQLLPETARLYGVRNLWDPYENLRAGVAHLAYLVRRYQGNLRLALAAYNAGEDDVDRHGGVPPFAETQAYVKKVLEIYGQPHTYVYRFEDEKGILHYAFEAPDPQRYRNIRRIPLTAQVWDSGPDARRVPDRQTDPGAAGRPRPTEGSTSTFAGGAPGEPESK from the coding sequence ATGAGACAGTCCCTCTGGAAATGGGCAGGTCTCGCATGGGTCGTGCTGACGTCCGGGGCGGGATGGACCCAATCGACATGGCGGAAGGTGACGGACGAAAAGGGACATGTCACCTACACTAATGCCGGCCTACCGTCGGCCCGTCCGATGGGACGGTATGCACTGAGTCCGACAAAGTACCGGGCCTTCGAGGCCTATATCGATACCCTGGCGCGGGAACACGGCCTCAGCAAGAAGCTGATCCTGGCCGTCATCGCCATCGAGTCGGACTTTCAGACGCGGGCCCTGTCTCCGAAGGGCGCCGTCGGCCTCATGCAGTTGCTACCCGAAACGGCTCGGCTGTATGGGGTGCGGAATCTGTGGGACCCTTATGAGAACTTGCGGGCCGGGGTCGCCCACCTGGCCTATCTGGTCCGGCGGTACCAGGGAAACCTCCGACTGGCCCTGGCCGCCTACAATGCCGGGGAGGACGACGTGGACCGCCATGGCGGCGTCCCGCCCTTTGCAGAGACCCAGGCCTACGTCAAGAAGGTCTTGGAGATCTATGGTCAGCCCCATACATACGTCTACCGCTTTGAGGACGAGAAGGGAATCCTGCACTATGCCTTTGAAGCACCGGACCCGCAACGTTATCGAAACATCCGCCGCATCCCCCTGACGGCCCAAGTCTGGGACAGCGGGCCGGACGCCCGGCGGGTCCCTGATCGACAGACAGACCCAGGGGCGGCGGGACGGCCTCGTCCGACGGAGGGTAGCACTTCTACTTTCGCAGGGGGTGCCCCAGGGGAGCCTGAATCCAAGTGA